A window of Psychrobium sp. MM17-31 genomic DNA:
GCGCTTCTTCATAGATCTCTGGTACTTTATCTTCGGCAATACCTAACAGTGCGAGTTCTTCATTAACCGTTTGCCAATTCGACACTTCATAAGCCCGAGCGACATCCACAACATGGGCTAAGATACCTTCACCTGATACTAAAGCATTCTTAATATCTGCAGATAAAGGCAGTTTTTCCATCGCATTTTCCATGCTATCGCCTAATATCGCGTCAATTAACGACAACATCCCCGTTAAAAAGGCGACACTACTTTCTTCAACCTTAGGGCTTATCATGGCCAACCCCTCAGCAAAACGAGCGCGAGTTAGCGACATTGCCATTAATTCAGGTGGCTTATTCGATGCCAACTGTGCCGAAAATAGCACTGATAAAAATTTCTGTAGTTCTTTCTTACCCAAGGTAACTAAGGCTTGTTTAATGCTTGAAATCTCTGCACGGCGGCGAAAGACGGCCGAATTACTATAACGCAATAATTTATAGGCGAGATTAACATCGAGCTCAAATACCGAAATAATCTTCGGTAAATCAAGATCCACCTTACTCGTTTCGTAAAGTAATTCCGCCAGACTAAATTGAGCTGGCGATAATGACTTAGCTTCTACCATTTGTGGTTTAGCGAAGAAATAGCCTTGAAAGTAGCTAAATCCCAAGTCTTTAGCGCGTTCAAACTCTTCGTGAGTTTCAATTTTTTCGGCTAGCAAACTGATATGTGGATAATCGGCAACAGCAGCAATAATCTC
This region includes:
- a CDS encoding HDOD domain-containing protein, translating into MKFHAARQPILDAEQNLYAYELLFRDGVTNAFPNIDGNEATSKIIAGSQFDFSLSDLTNNKPAFINFTYQTLSKKYPTLIPPEDVVIEILETERPGKRLLAEVKELHEAGYFIALDDYEHEPVWRHFFPYIKMLKVDFLASTPAQIDEIIAAVADYPHISLLAEKIETHEEFERAKDLGFSYFQGYFFAKPQMVEAKSLSPAQFSLAELLYETSKVDLDLPKIISVFELDVNLAYKLLRYSNSAVFRRRAEISSIKQALVTLGKKELQKFLSVLFSAQLASNKPPELMAMSLTRARFAEGLAMISPKVEESSVAFLTGMLSLIDAILGDSMENAMEKLPLSADIKNALVSGEGILAHVVDVARAYEVSNWQTVNEELALLGIAEDKVPEIYEEALQWSNEQMEFILATQS